The sequence GGAATTCCGCAATATTTATAACATGAACGTTGTTGTCATCCCGACGAACCGTCCGATTGCCCGTGACGACCGTCCGGATTTGATTTATGCATCGATGCAGGGCAAGTTCAAGGCAGTTGCTGATGACATCGCAGAACGCCACCAGGCTGGCCAGCCAGTTCTTGTTGGTACAGTTGCGATTGAAACATCTGAAATCATCTCTGCCTATTTATCGAAAAAAGGCATCAAGCACAATGTCCTGAATGCGAAAAATCATGAACGTGAAGCGGAAATCATTGCTGAAGCCGGTCATCAGGGCTCGGTAACTATTGCTACAAACATGGCGGGCCGTGGTACAGACATCAAGCTTGGCGAGGGCGTAAAAGAGCTTGGCGGTCTTGCTGTTATTGGTACAGAGCGTCACGAGAGCCGTCGTATCGATAATCAGCTTCGCGGACGTTCCGGACGTCAGGGAGACCCAGGTGTGACGCAGTTCTATCTTTCAATGGAAGATGAACTGATGCGCCGCTTTGGTTCAGATAATATGAAAACAATGATGGAGCGTCTTGGTATGGATGACAGCCAGCCAATTCAGAGCAAGATGGTTTCTAGAGCGGTTGAATCCGCGCAAAAACGTGTTGAGGGCAACAACTTTGATGCCCGTAAGCAATTGCTTCAGTACGATGATGTCCTTCGCCAGCAGCGCGAGATCATTTACAAGCAGCGTGATGAGGTTCTTGAGTCTGAAAACCTTCGAAGCATCGTTGAAACTATGATTCGATCTTCATTGGAGCGCAATGTCTCCGCTCATACTCCGGCAGGCGAGGAGATGGAAAAATGGGATCTGAACACAATCATCGACTATGTGAACGGCAACCTGCTGCACGAAGGCGACATCACTGCCGAAGACCTTCGAGGCAAAGAGCAGGATGAAATCATCGAAGCGATCATGGCGAAGGTGAAAGAGCGTTATGATGAAAAAGAAGAAATGCTGACTGACGAGCAAATGCGTGAGTTTGAAAAAGTCATCGTCCTTCGTTCAGTTGACTCAAAGTGGATGGACCACATCGACCAGATGGACCAGCTGCGCCAGGGTATCCACCTGCGTGCTTATGGCCAGATCGATCCGCTTCGCGAATACCAGCATGAAGGCTTTGCAATGTTCGAAAACATGGTTCTTTCCATTGAAGACGATGTGGCGAAGTACATCATGAAGGCTGAAATCCGCAGCAACCTTGAGCGCCAGGAAGTAGCAAAAGGTCATGCGGTGAATCCGAAGGAAGACGAAGGCGGAAAAGTGAAGAAGAAGCCTGTTACTAAGTCTTTGGATGTTGGCCGTAATGACCCATGCATCTGCGGCAGCGGCAAGAAATACAAGAACTGCTGCGGCAAGGCAGAATAAAAGCTGCCGATCCTTCAGTACACTAACGCATCGGCGGTTAAGGCAGAATAAATTTTACAATAAAGAGGGCCCGTTTTTCGGCTCTCTTTTTCCTTGAATCATACAATACGGTATAATAGTAATTAACTTTTTTATGAGGTGAACGATATGGAATTAGCAGATATCAGGAATGAGCTTGAAAAATCAGCTAAGAAATTAGCGGACTTCAGGGGGTCTCTTTGACCTCGAAAATAAAGAAGCGCGGATTGCGGAGCTAGAGGACGGCATGCTAGCGCCGGACTTCTGGGATGACCAGCAGAAGGCACAAGTTGTCATCAACGAGGCAAATGCGCTTAAAGAACAGGTGAATGTCTTTAACGAGCTGAACGAGGCGTATGAAAATCTCGATTTGACTTATGAGCTTGTAAAAGAGGAAAATGACGCCGATCTTCGTGAGGATCTTGAGAAGGAACTTCTTGAGTTTAAAGAGCGAATGAGCGAGTTTGAACTTCAATTGTTATTGAGTGAAGAACATGATAAAAATAATGCGATTCTTGAATTGCATCCAGGCGCTGGCGGAACAGAATCACAGGACTGGGGCTCGATGCTTTTGAGGATGTACACTCGATGGGCAGAAAAGCGCGGCTTCAAGGTTGAGACTCTGGATTACCTGCCAGGAGATGAAGCGGGCATCAAGAGTGTCACGTTGAAGATTAACGGCCATAACGCTTACGGCTATTTGAAGGCGGAAAAAGGCGTACACCGTCTCGTACGTATATCGCCATTTGACTCTTCAGGACGCCGTCATACATCATTCGTCTCCTGCGAAGTTATGCCGGAATTCAACAATGAAATCGAGATTGAAATCAGAACGGAAGACTTGAAAATCGATACGTACCGTGCAAGCGGCGCCGGCGGACAGCACATCAACACGACTGACTCCGCGGTCCGGATTACGCACTTGCCAACTGGAGTCGTTGTATCATCTCAGGCAGAACGTTCCCAGATCAAGAACCGTGAAACGTCGATGAAGATGCTGAAAGCTAAGCT comes from Mesobacillus jeotgali and encodes:
- the prfB gene encoding peptide chain release factor 2 (programmed frameshift), whose amino-acid sequence is MELADIRNELEKSAKKLADFRGSLDLENKEARIAELEDGMLAPDFWDDQQKAQVVINEANALKEQVNVFNELNEAYENLDLTYELVKEENDADLREDLEKELLEFKERMSEFELQLLLSEEHDKNNAILELHPGAGGTESQDWGSMLLRMYTRWAEKRGFKVETLDYLPGDEAGIKSVTLKINGHNAYGYLKAEKGVHRLVRISPFDSSGRRHTSFVSCEVMPEFNNEIEIEIRTEDLKIDTYRASGAGGQHINTTDSAVRITHLPTGVVVSSQAERSQIKNRETSMKMLKAKLYQREIEQQQAELDEIRGEQKEIGWGSQIRSYVFHPYSMVKDHRTGAESGNVQAVMDGDIDMFIDAYLRSKLSLSE
- the secA gene encoding preprotein translocase subunit SecA — its product is MGILTKIFDQNKRDIKRLTKMADQIDALAGDIEKLTDDQLREKTEEFKNRYQNGETADDMLVEAFAVVREGAKRVLGLYPYKVQLMGGIALHEGNIAEMKTGEGKTLTATMPVYLNAITGRGVHVITVNEYLASRDAVEMGKLYEFLGLSVGLNLNSMTKEEKQEAYRADITYGTNNEFGFDYLRDNMVLYTDQKVQRQLHFCVIDEVDSILIDEARTPLIISGSAQKSAALYIQANAFVRTLKREEDYTYDEKTKGVQLTEEGITKSERAFGIDNLFDIKHVTLLHHINQAMKAHASMHKDVDYVVQDGEIVIVDQFTGRLMKGRRYSEGLHQAIEAKEGLDIQNESMTLATITFQNYFRMYEKLSGMTGTAKTEEEEFRNIYNMNVVVIPTNRPIARDDRPDLIYASMQGKFKAVADDIAERHQAGQPVLVGTVAIETSEIISAYLSKKGIKHNVLNAKNHEREAEIIAEAGHQGSVTIATNMAGRGTDIKLGEGVKELGGLAVIGTERHESRRIDNQLRGRSGRQGDPGVTQFYLSMEDELMRRFGSDNMKTMMERLGMDDSQPIQSKMVSRAVESAQKRVEGNNFDARKQLLQYDDVLRQQREIIYKQRDEVLESENLRSIVETMIRSSLERNVSAHTPAGEEMEKWDLNTIIDYVNGNLLHEGDITAEDLRGKEQDEIIEAIMAKVKERYDEKEEMLTDEQMREFEKVIVLRSVDSKWMDHIDQMDQLRQGIHLRAYGQIDPLREYQHEGFAMFENMVLSIEDDVAKYIMKAEIRSNLERQEVAKGHAVNPKEDEGGKVKKKPVTKSLDVGRNDPCICGSGKKYKNCCGKAE